In the genome of Oncorhynchus nerka isolate Pitt River linkage group LG4, Oner_Uvic_2.0, whole genome shotgun sequence, the window CAGTTGTTAACTACATTCTCTCTCCCTAGAGCTATTTTCTATCGCTTTCGTTTATCTAATTCTACCTCTTAACTCCCCCTCTTTGCTACTTTTTCTTTTGTTCAATGTCTCCTACATCCTCTCTTTTCTGGTCTCTCACTATCTTTACTTTCTCTCAGATTTGACAtgaatctctctctgcctcacatgCTTAATCTCTcacatctttctctctcgttctctacaGGTACTACCTCTTTGCCCTCATCCTCAACCTAACCCGGGACGCCTACGAGATCCGCCTGCTTATGGAGCGTGAGGCCCGCTCCTCCCATGTGGGGTCAAAGGCTACCTggacctcttctcctccctctccacaccCCTCTTCGCTCACCCCCGAGAACGTCGACCTCTCTGACCCCTCTTCCCTTCCCGGAGCCATATTACCTGTACGCCTCCGCAGACAGTGCCACCTGCTGGTGACAGTGCTGCGCAGCAACCCACCGCTGCTGCTGGACCTGCTGAAGAACGCGTGCGACGTGTTCATCCCCCTGGACCGGCTGGGCATCTACCCCACCGGCCAGGGCTTCGTGGGGGCCTGTGGCCTGGCCTCTTCggtcctctccatcctcaccatCGTCCACCCCTGGCTCAAGCTCAAACCTTGAAGAAGCCAGAATATTTGGTTGAACGTTCGAGCTCGAGTCGAACATTCTCCAAGCCTTGAAGGAGACATTTTGGCCAAACTTTTTAGGTCCCCTAGAAGTGAAGAAGTGCTGTTGTGTCGAGGAATGCAGCATGACACAAGAGCAGGGGTCCTGTACACTCCTTGCTTGGAAAGTTTTGCGTTTTTTTTATTTGGAATGCCAGCTTTTTGGGCAGATCACGCTCGGACGAAGGTTGGTGGACTGAAACAGTGGCATTTCGAATCAAAGAGAGAGAATTTGCAAATGAGCTCTGTATTCGAAATCTGTCTTATGTATTTCAGCTCGTGCTCAGACATGTTCAAACACAAAGTTCCCCAAAAGCCATTTGGTTGTGTTGTTGAAAAGGACCTTCCCCATGCGAGTGTATAGAACCGGCGCATGGAAAATTGTTGAGTCCGACCGGTAGACGTTTAAACACCTTAAAGCACCGTACATCACAACTGATGGGCTTTGTGAAGTGATACCTAGCACAAAGAATACCAGATCGTCATTCAATTGTGTGTGTCTGAACACAAGCTGCGGGGAGCACATTTTAATCACCTTAAATCAGCGTTTTAAATGGATCCTGATCACTAGTTAGGAGACAATTCCATGTCCGTATAGTGTTTCTGTCCTGTTAGCGTTAAATTATGTAATTGGAAAAGATTATCTGTACAGTATTGGTTTTGGAAATGCGCCAATGTCATCCCCGTGGAACGCTGTACAGCTAGATAAGTGGAAACGTTTACCTAGTTAAAACCATCACACATTAAAGCCTTGTCAATGAAAAGGTGCAGTGAAATATTTGATCATACTGTGTGTGAATATGTAATAATAATGACTTTTGAAGTGAAGGATCCTTTTTATAAACGGTAAAAGGGGACATTTATGGGCTGCCAGTCAGCTGTATTTTTGTGCTGATAGTGGTAATACTGTATGTCCGCAATATTACCAACATTTATGCATGCGTGACGTGAATTAATACGTTTACAGAGCCAGAAAAATTAAAGCAAATGATTCTGTCCGTTTAACTTGTTGAATTCACCCGACAGCTAATTATTTAGTCTACTTGGAAGTAAATTTGTTTGTCTTCTTAAAAATCCATTTGTTTAACTCTATTACATCAATAGTATATATTAAGGCCAAGCCATTTGAAGCTATTCAACCAGATGCGAATGGAACTATAATAGATGTGTACTCGGCTGTTGACACAGCAGTGGCATAAAGCCAggctctttttttatttttattattattattatttttttaaacctttgaCTTTCTCcttaaagtattcataccccgtgtctcacccatctacacgcaataccccataatgacaaagtgaaaacatgtttttcaaatttttttttgctaaattattgaaatatctaatttacataggtattcacacccctgagtcaatactttgtagaagcagcgattacagctctgtgtctttctgggtaagtctcttaagagctttccacacctggattatgCAACGTTTgttcattttttttaatttttttttttacttcttcAAGCGCTGTCGAATTTGTTGTTTTCATTTCTAGACAAACATTTTCAgctcttgccatagattttcaagtagatttaagccaaaactgtaactcggtcactcaggaacattcactgtcttcttggtaaagcaactccagtgtagatttgtcttgtgttttaggttactgtTGTGCTGGTGGaaggcagactgaaccaggtttccttcctctccggcaactgcgCTAGGAAGTACgactgtgtctttgtagtgactggttgtGTTGATATACCATCTAAAgggtcattaataacttcaccattcttaaagggatattcaatgtcagcttTTTTTACACCCATCACCCAATGGTGCCCTTCTTTGTAAGGCTTTGAAAAgcttccctggtctttgtgtttgaatctgtgtttgtaaatcattgctcgactgagggaccttagataattgtatgtgtggggtacagagatataGTCATTCAAAATTCATGTTAAACACTAATATTCCACAcgaagtgagtccatgcaacttatgtgcacatttttactcctgaactttagGCTTGCCTAGAAAAGGGGTTgactacttattgactcaagacatttcagctttttctTTTTTATGAATTTGTAGTGACAGAAAAAAATCTCAATTTGATCAAAGGCTgcaatacaacaaaatgtggaaaaatgtcCAGTGGTGTGTGAACTTTCTGTTACAGGGCAACCAGAGAATTGTGCACTTAGTCAGTGTGCCGTTTGGTCTCGTCGTACTCATTCTCCTTGACACACTAATTGTGGACATGATTTCTGGTTTAATCTCATTTTACACTACTTTGAGAGCCCTGAATCACACTGTAGAGGTGTGACTGTCAATGATTCATGCTCAAATGGCAGACTGTATAATGATGTATGGTAACATTTGAACAGTTTTGATGAGAATTGGAGCGGGTTGTTACAACTATTTTCCTCAGTGAGTGAGGATGTTTGAAATCTTGTCTTTATATTAATGTACCACAAGTGCTGAGGCTTGGCCGCTGTGTGGAGAAAATGTTTTCCCAAAATAAATGCCTTTTAATTTAAACTCTGTCGGCTCTATTGTGTAAGTGTTGAGGGTTATTCTAATGC includes:
- the LOC115128460 gene encoding peroxisomal membrane protein 11B-like, which translates into the protein MDSWIRFSAQSQAKERVFRAAQYTCTLLGYTLQKGGAGVELLKTVKQLEAHVSLTRKLMRLGNSAEAVEAAKRAVHLSDSVLRLCLTVAHLNKAMYFACDNVLWAGKAGLLPQLDQVKWSQRSFRYYLFALILNLTRDAYEIRLLMEREARSSHVGSKATWTSSPPSPHPSSLTPENVDLSDPSSLPGAILPVRLRRQCHLLVTVLRSNPPLLLDLLKNACDVFIPLDRLGIYPTGQGFVGACGLASSVLSILTIVHPWLKLKP